Genomic segment of Thermodesulfobium sp. 4217-1:
TGGCAGCCTTTGAGGCCCCTCCAGTGCCAAATATACCAACAATCTTATTTTTCAGGTCAACATTAGCGTTTTCAAAAGACCTTTCTATCCCATAAATATCGGTATTATATCCATACCAATTATCATTAACCAGGATTAGCGTGTTTACTGCCCGAGCACCCGCCGCATCCGGGTCAATATTATCAATTAGTTCCATAATTGCTTCTTTATATGGTATCGTTACGTTAAATCCTAAAGCTCCAACGTCAATCATTATTCTCAAAAAATCAGACAAATTTTCTCTTTCAAGGTCAAACAATAGATATACAGCATCAATTCCTAACTTATCTAAAGCCTTATTGTGCATTGCTGGGGACAAAGAATAGGAAATACCCCTGCCTATTAGGCCGCTAATTCTTTTCATATTCTATCCATTTAACAAGACAATCCTTTACAATTTCAAAATCTGTCTGAAATATAAAAACGTCAGAAAAGTCTTTCGGAAGAACAAATCTTAATTTTGAAGAAATATTTTTCTTATCTTTCAATATATATTGTCTAATTGATTCAATCTCAATATCATGTGGATATAAAGTGGGCAAATTATATTTTTCAAACAACGATTTAACTTCTTTATAGAATTCTACACTGGCATGGCCAAGAGTATAGGAGAAAAATGCAGCAAAACAACTTCCAATAGAAACCGCCTCTCCATGGGTAAATCTTGAAAATGCTGTTCTTGCCTCTATGGCATGGCCAAGGGTATGACCAAGATTTAATAGGGCTCTTGTTCCTGTAATTTCCTTTTCATCCTCTTTTACATATCTGGACTTTATATCAATTGAGAGTTCAACTAACTTGCCAATGTCTGGTTTTTCTTTTTTAACCTCTTCAAGTATGGATGAGCCCTCAAGTATCGCATACTTAACAACCTCTGCCATTCCCGAAGCAACTTCTCGTTCTGGCAAAGATTTAATAAAACTGAGATCTATAAATATATTTTTCGGGTGATAAAAGCTGCCCAAGAGATTCTTTCCAAAATCCAGATCAATGCCGTTTTTCCCGCCAATTGAGCTGTCAACCATAGATAGAAGAGTGGTTGGCACCAGCGAAAAAGATATGCCCCTCATATATACCGAGCATAAAAAGCCACAAAGGTCGCCGAGCACACCTCCTCCGATTACAATAACATGAGAGCCTCTATCAAGAGACTTCTCAAAAAAGATCCTTGAAAGGTCTATAAATGAAGACAAAGATTTAGTTCCCTCTCCCTCTGACAGAGTAACTACATCAATATTTTGTTTATTGAAAATGTCTTTTATGTTGTAGAGATCCAATAAAATAGGGTGCGTTACAACTACAATCTTTGAGTATTGGTTCTCCCTGATAGTGTCAGAAAACGTTTCAAGGGAATTAAAATACACACTTACATTGGAAGAATCAAAGCTTAAAGTCTTCACCATAACCATCCTCTATTTTCTAATAATTTGAAATGTAATCAAGTGAAATATTTCTAAGTGACAATGTTATAAATGTGTTCAATTATTTCATCTACAAGTTCAAATATTTCCTTAAAAGATGTGTCCAAAATAAAATCAGAGATACAATAATATCTCATCCTTCTCTCAAGCAAATTTTTTATCTGATTGAGTATAAGCTCTTCGCTGCCCAAATTTAA
This window contains:
- the aroE gene encoding shikimate dehydrogenase, yielding MKRISGLIGRGISYSLSPAMHNKALDKLGIDAVYLLFDLERENLSDFLRIMIDVGALGFNVTIPYKEAIMELIDNIDPDAAGARAVNTLILVNDNWYGYNTDIYGIERSFENANVDLKNKIVGIFGTGGASKAAIYSILKQGAKVWVMGRNPEKMAELSRLYDIEAVSWTEDLPYFDVLVNATPLGKGSIGMPPFPKEQDFVGKAFFDMVYAPVHTPFLIEAKKKGGVAISGIDMLLYQGVKAFELIFNNDPPIEEMRNELLKATGHC
- the aroB gene encoding 3-dehydroquinate synthase; the protein is MVKTLSFDSSNVSVYFNSLETFSDTIRENQYSKIVVVTHPILLDLYNIKDIFNKQNIDVVTLSEGEGTKSLSSFIDLSRIFFEKSLDRGSHVIVIGGGVLGDLCGFLCSVYMRGISFSLVPTTLLSMVDSSIGGKNGIDLDFGKNLLGSFYHPKNIFIDLSFIKSLPEREVASGMAEVVKYAILEGSSILEEVKKEKPDIGKLVELSIDIKSRYVKEDEKEITGTRALLNLGHTLGHAIEARTAFSRFTHGEAVSIGSCFAAFFSYTLGHASVEFYKEVKSLFEKYNLPTLYPHDIEIESIRQYILKDKKNISSKLRFVLPKDFSDVFIFQTDFEIVKDCLVKWIEYEKN